In a genomic window of Myxococcota bacterium:
- a CDS encoding acyl-CoA dehydrogenase, with the protein MSLALSEEQELLRNTAREFIAEHSPVKELRRLRDSNDPVGFSRELWSQMAELGWAGIVLPEEHGGADLGYAELGIVLEECGRTLAATPLFSTLLLGANALLLAGDGTQRKEILARVAKGEAILALALQEGAHHAPYQVATRAEASRDGYKLTGKKTFVQDGHVADQTVVVARVSGKPGERDGLALFLVPKNARGLQVTRTVMVDGRNAAQLQLDGVEVDRSAAIGTVGRGADVLDPVLDRATIGLCAETLGTVAEAFERTVSYLKTRKQFGVAIGSFQALKHRAAVMFTEVELSRSIVLDALRAIDEKRPDVPLLASVAKARLSDTAFLVGNEAVQMHGGIGVTDEEEIGLFLKRARVAELTLGDAAYHRARFAALSGF; encoded by the coding sequence ATGTCACTCGCACTCTCTGAAGAGCAGGAGCTGCTGCGCAACACCGCGCGTGAGTTCATCGCCGAGCACTCGCCGGTGAAGGAGCTGCGCCGCTTGCGCGACTCGAACGACCCGGTCGGCTTCTCGCGCGAGCTGTGGAGTCAGATGGCGGAGCTCGGCTGGGCGGGCATCGTCCTGCCCGAGGAGCACGGCGGCGCCGACCTGGGCTACGCGGAGCTCGGCATCGTGCTCGAGGAGTGCGGGCGCACGCTCGCCGCGACCCCCCTCTTCTCGACGCTCCTCCTGGGCGCGAACGCGCTCTTGCTGGCCGGCGACGGCACGCAGCGCAAGGAGATCCTCGCGCGCGTAGCCAAGGGCGAGGCGATCCTCGCGCTCGCGCTCCAGGAAGGCGCGCACCACGCGCCGTACCAGGTGGCGACCCGCGCCGAGGCCAGCCGCGACGGCTACAAGCTCACGGGCAAGAAGACCTTCGTGCAGGACGGCCACGTGGCGGACCAGACCGTGGTGGTCGCGCGCGTGTCCGGCAAGCCCGGCGAGCGCGACGGGCTGGCGCTGTTCCTCGTGCCCAAGAACGCGCGCGGGCTCCAGGTGACTCGCACGGTCATGGTCGACGGCCGCAACGCGGCGCAGCTCCAGCTCGACGGCGTCGAGGTCGACCGCTCGGCGGCGATCGGCACGGTGGGCCGCGGGGCCGACGTGCTCGACCCGGTGCTCGACCGCGCGACGATCGGCCTGTGCGCCGAGACGCTGGGCACGGTCGCCGAGGCCTTCGAGCGCACCGTGAGCTACCTGAAGACGCGCAAGCAGTTCGGCGTGGCGATCGGCAGCTTCCAGGCGCTGAAGCACCGCGCCGCGGTGATGTTCACCGAGGTGGAGCTCTCGCGCTCGATCGTGCTCGACGCGCTGCGCGCGATCGACGAGAAGCGCCCCGACGTGCCCCTCCTGGCCTCGGTCGCCAAGGCGCGCCTCTCCGACACCGCCTTCCTGGTCGGCAACGAGGCCGTGCAGATGCACGGCGGCATCGGAGTCACCGACGAGGAGGAGATCGGCCTGTTCCTGAAGCGCGCGCGCGTCGCGGAGCTCACGCTGGGTGACGCGGCCTACCACCGCGCGCGCTTCGCGGCGCTGTCGGGGTTCTAG